A genomic segment from Limosilactobacillus sp. encodes:
- the tadA gene encoding tRNA adenosine(34) deaminase TadA, whose amino-acid sequence MEEEKNHRHYMREAIREAKRAQILDEVPIGAVVVHDGQIIGRGHNMREKFQDVTYHAEMLAIMEACTTLGSWRLEDCDLYVTLEPCIMCSGAIINARIKNVYYGAADPKAGAVDSLYHLLNDSRLNHQVNVHSGLLGDECSQMLRDFFRAIRKKRKAARKKRRAKG is encoded by the coding sequence ATGGAAGAGGAAAAAAATCATCGTCATTACATGCGTGAAGCAATCCGTGAAGCAAAGCGGGCGCAAATCCTGGACGAGGTCCCAATTGGCGCGGTCGTGGTTCATGACGGCCAGATTATTGGTCGCGGTCACAACATGCGGGAAAAGTTTCAAGACGTGACCTACCATGCCGAAATGCTGGCAATTATGGAGGCCTGCACGACCCTGGGCAGCTGGCGGCTGGAGGATTGCGACCTGTACGTGACCCTGGAGCCCTGCATCATGTGCAGTGGGGCGATCATCAACGCCCGGATCAAGAACGTTTATTACGGGGCCGCTGATCCCAAGGCGGGGGCAGTCGACAGCCTCTACCACTTACTGAACGATTCGCGGCTCAACCACCAGGTCAACGTTCATAGTGGACTGTTGGGGGATGAATGCAGCCAAATGCTAAGGGACTTTTTCCGGGCCATCCGCAAGAAGCGCAAGGCGGCTCGGAAAAAACGTCGGGCAAAGGGCTAG
- the nrdH gene encoding glutaredoxin-like protein NrdH: protein MVTVFSKNDCIQCKMTKKFLKQHQIDFIEHNIDEQPEYVSQLKAEGFMATPVVKLPNGNAFSGFRPDRLQQLA, encoded by the coding sequence ATGGTAACTGTTTTCTCAAAGAACGACTGCATTCAGTGCAAGATGACAAAGAAGTTCCTCAAGCAGCACCAGATTGATTTCATTGAACACAACATCGACGAACAGCCGGAATACGTTTCCCAGCTCAAGGCCGAGGGCTTCATGGCAACCCCGGTCGTTAAGCTGCCCAATGGTAACGCATTCTCCGGCTTCCGTCCAGACCGTCTTCAGCAATTAGCCTAA
- the dnaX gene encoding DNA polymerase III subunit gamma/tau, with amino-acid sequence MSYQALYRVWRPQRFDELVGQQIVTQTLKNAIITHQISHAYLFAGPRGTGKTSAAKIFAKAVNCHHSEDGEPCNKCEICKAITNGQLNDVIEIDAASNNGVEEIRDIRDKAKYAPTQADYKVYIIDEVHMLSTGAFNALLKTLEEPPANVIFILATTEPHKIPLTIISRVQRFDFRRISAQDAFDRMKYILDQKKVDYEEKALWVIANAAEGGMRDALSILDQVLSFSDNQVKLDDALLVTGSVTKQLLKKYFLEVAHQQSAAALDTMQKILSEGKDGQRFIEDLIAFIRDVLLYQESPKLIVVASTGLKDEDFQELSKAVDATTLYQMIDELNDIQEEMRFTTHPDVYLEVLTVKLCQIRSTNQNQAVGPAPQALAAQEQAAQPNLAANQTIQQLQQEIQQLQQTVKNLSANPGPRAGAKPSKPRVPQRNVQVNLNQVYPVLGAATRKDLVNIQNLWGDMLNHLTVPQRSLLHVSKPVAASDSGVIVAFDYAFLFKEATTDENLTTAMEQALQSLMGTEHRVVFVPKNKWPQIRQTYIKEHGLDKRSARPKAVAKPKPSPAAAQTQPQQDVTTTTQPSPATAATTTSTAQPQPTPTPSSAAPLPEEPPLPDEPPAPEDETAPQETATAGDRPTDPVAAAKQLFGDDIVKIEDN; translated from the coding sequence GTGAGTTACCAGGCACTATACCGGGTTTGGCGTCCCCAGCGTTTCGACGAGCTTGTCGGTCAGCAGATCGTCACCCAGACGCTGAAAAACGCCATCATCACCCACCAGATCAGCCATGCCTACCTCTTCGCCGGACCGCGGGGCACCGGGAAGACTTCGGCGGCCAAGATCTTTGCCAAGGCGGTTAACTGTCACCATTCTGAGGATGGCGAACCCTGCAACAAGTGTGAGATTTGCAAGGCAATCACCAACGGCCAGCTCAATGACGTGATCGAAATTGATGCGGCCTCCAACAACGGGGTTGAAGAGATCCGGGACATTCGTGACAAGGCCAAGTACGCGCCAACCCAGGCCGACTACAAGGTCTACATCATCGACGAAGTCCACATGCTGTCGACGGGGGCCTTCAACGCCCTGCTGAAAACCTTGGAGGAACCGCCAGCCAACGTGATCTTCATCCTAGCGACGACGGAGCCGCACAAGATTCCGTTGACGATCATCTCCCGGGTTCAGCGCTTCGACTTCCGGCGGATCTCCGCCCAGGACGCCTTTGACCGGATGAAGTACATCCTGGATCAGAAGAAGGTGGACTACGAGGAGAAGGCCCTCTGGGTGATTGCTAACGCCGCCGAGGGTGGAATGCGGGACGCCCTTAGCATCCTCGACCAGGTATTGTCCTTTAGTGACAACCAGGTCAAGCTCGACGATGCCCTGCTGGTGACCGGCAGCGTGACTAAGCAGCTGTTGAAGAAGTACTTCCTGGAGGTGGCGCACCAGCAGAGTGCCGCCGCCCTGGATACCATGCAAAAGATTCTCAGTGAAGGGAAGGATGGTCAGCGCTTCATCGAAGACCTGATCGCCTTTATCCGCGACGTCCTGCTCTACCAGGAGTCACCGAAGCTGATCGTGGTTGCCAGCACCGGCCTCAAGGATGAGGACTTTCAGGAGCTGAGCAAGGCGGTTGACGCGACGACCCTCTACCAGATGATCGATGAGCTCAACGACATTCAAGAGGAGATGCGCTTTACTACCCACCCCGACGTCTACTTGGAGGTCCTGACGGTCAAACTCTGCCAGATCAGGTCGACAAACCAGAATCAGGCAGTCGGGCCAGCACCTCAAGCACTAGCGGCTCAGGAGCAGGCGGCCCAGCCAAACCTGGCGGCCAACCAGACGATCCAGCAGCTTCAGCAAGAGATTCAGCAGCTCCAGCAGACGGTCAAGAACCTGTCCGCCAATCCGGGACCCCGGGCCGGCGCTAAGCCGAGCAAACCCCGGGTCCCTCAGCGCAACGTGCAGGTGAACCTGAACCAGGTTTATCCGGTCTTGGGTGCCGCCACGCGGAAGGACCTGGTGAACATCCAAAACCTCTGGGGCGACATGCTCAACCACCTGACGGTTCCCCAACGCTCGCTCCTCCACGTTTCCAAGCCGGTGGCGGCTAGTGACAGCGGGGTGATCGTCGCCTTTGACTACGCCTTTCTCTTTAAGGAAGCGACGACCGACGAAAACCTGACTACGGCGATGGAACAAGCCCTACAAAGCCTGATGGGGACGGAGCACCGGGTCGTCTTCGTGCCGAAGAACAAGTGGCCGCAGATTCGCCAGACCTACATCAAGGAGCACGGCCTGGACAAGCGGTCCGCCCGGCCAAAGGCGGTTGCTAAGCCTAAGCCAAGCCCGGCGGCCGCACAAACCCAGCCTCAGCAGGACGTGACGACCACCACCCAACCGAGCCCGGCCACGGCAGCGACGACCACGTCAACTGCCCAGCCCCAGCCAACTCCGACACCGTCATCAGCGGCGCCATTGCCGGAGGAGCCACCGTTGCCTGATGAACCA